CTGCAAGTATAAGAAGTTCCCTGATTATACCTGTTATCTTCTCTTTTGTTCCTTTTCCTTTACGGAGAGCTGTTTCAAGTCTTTCTTTTATCTTTTCTACAGTTTCTCTGTATATCTCACTTGCTATCTCCTCTTTACTTTTAAAGTGATGGTATAAAGCTCCCGTGCTGACTCCAGCTTCTTTTGCTATGTCTCTCATGCTTGTGTTGAAGTACCCTTTCTCTACGAAGAGTCTTTTTGCTGTTAGGATTATGCTTCTCCTTGTATATTCACCTAACTGCTTTTTACTCATCCTTAATTCTTGACATATATTGTAGCTTATACTATGTTCGGTAAAAAGGAGGAAGCGAGGATCAGCAATCAGGAGATAAGGACCCTTATAGGCACCTAATAAACGTCCCCGGTGGACCAAACGCCTTTTTTACACGCATCGTTTCAATCCCTTATAGGCACCTAATAAACTTTATGTCTGCTATTTTCTCCCTTGTTGTGGGTGCCCGTTTCAATCCCTTATAGGCACCTAATAAACCGCCTCCAATAAAACAGGGTATAAATATGGGTCTCCGGTTTCAATCCCTTATAGGCACCTAATAAACATTTAACATAGGCATAAGCGAGTAAGTGTTGATATAAGTTTCAATCCCTTATAGGCACCTAATAAACTTTATGTCTGCTATTTTCTCCCTTGTTGTGGGTGCCCGTTTCAATCCCTTATAGGCACCTAATAAACCGCCTCCAATAAAACAGGGTATAAATATGGGTCTCCGGTTTCAATCCCTTATAGGCACCTAATAAACATTTAACATAGGCATAAGCGAGTAAGTGTTGATATAAGTTTCAATCCCTTATAGGCACCTAATAAACTGAGATATGTAGAGCAGCTACAGGAGGCAAAGTTCAGTTTCAATCCCTTATAGGCACCTAATAAACATTTAACATAGGCATAAGCGAGTAAGTGTTGATATAAGTTTCAATCCCTTATAGGCACCTAATAAACTGAGATATGTAGAGCAGCTACAGGAGGCAAAGTTCAGTTTCAATCCCTTATAGGCACCTAATAAACACACCTTCCAAGAAAGGCAGTCAGCGCCTTTGAGGTGTTTCAATCCCTTATAGGCACCTAATAAACGTGAAGCGCCGCCAAATGAATAGCGAGCCACATTTAAGTTTCAATCCCTTATAGGCACCTAATAAACGTTCTTGGTGGAGAGCGGGATGATAACGGGAACTGGAGTTTCAATCCCTTATAGGCACCTAATAAACGCATGAGCTGCAAGGATTTTCCAGCGAGCCACATTTAGGTTTCAATCCCTTATAGGCACCTAATAAACAGAGTATGTTTAGCTTTTCTTGGGTAGCCTTGACGAGTTTCAATCCCTTATAGGCACCTAATAAACTTCTTTCTCGTGTTCTTTCTTATTTTCCTGATATCGCGTTTCAATCCCTTATAGGCACCTAATAAACGTGCTCGGAAGACAAAGGCTCGTACAACCAAACAGCGTTTCAATCCCTTATAGGCACCTAATAAACTGTTCAAAGCTTTGAGTATCAAGTTCTAATACTTTCGTTTCAATCCCTTATAGGCACCTAATAAACAATACACTTTTCTTTGAGGCAGGGGGGGGATATACAGTTTCAATCCCTTATAGGCACCTAATAAACTCCTGCAACACTGTCATTTGCATCCAGCGCAATCCCAGGTTTCAATCCCTTATAGGCACCTAATAAACTCTTCACATTTTCAAAGAGTTTGGAATACCTACAGGGAGTTTCAATCCCTTATAGGCACCTAATAAACATACACACAGAAGAGGTAATTTTAAAGACTTTGCAAGCCTGTTTCAATCCCTTATAGGCACCTAATAAACTCTTCACATTTTCAAAGAGTTTGGAATACCTACAGGGAGTTTCAATCCCTTATAGGCACCTAATAAACATACACACAGAAGAGGTAATTTTAAAGACTTTGCAAGCCTGTTTCAATCCCTTATAGGCACCTAATAAACCAAATCCTTGAGAGGCAACCAAAAGAGATGTGGAACAGTTTCAATCCCTTATAGGCACCTAATAAACACTCCTTATTGATCATAGCGTTTTTGATGATATATGCGTTTCAATCCCTTATAGGCACCTAATAAACCATAGGCATTGACGAAGGGGATATCTACTTTACCGCCGTTTCAATCCCTTATAGGCACCTAATAAACATGAATATCTTTTTTTGTTTTTCGTAGGCGTGGTAGAGTTTCAATCCCTTATAGGCACCTAATAAACACAGAAGAAAACAGCTCGCCTTCTATCCAAACTTTCCGTTTCAATCCCTTATAGGCACCTAATAAACGGGTATACTTGAGAGAGAAATTTCAGGACCAAAAATCGTTTCAATCCCTTATAGGCACCTAATAAACCCCGGGGGTTTAAAGGGGACCTTCACTTATATATACAGTTTCAATCCCTTATAGGCACCTAATAAACTATTCCACCCTTTTCCCTTTTGCCCTGCTGTTCTTCAGTTTCAATCCCTTATAGGCACCTAATAAACAAGAATTATGCATTTTTCCAGTTTTTGGAATTTTGCAGTTTCAATCCCTTATAGGCACCTAATAAACGTTCTTGGTGGAGAGCGGGATGATAACGGGAACTGGAGTTTCAATCCCTTATAGGCACCTAATAAACTTCCG
The DNA window shown above is from Hydrogenobacter thermophilus TK-6 and carries:
- a CDS encoding TetR/AcrR family transcriptional regulator; translated protein: MSKKQLGEYTRRSIILTAKRLFVEKGYFNTSMRDIAKEAGVSTGALYHHFKSKEEIASEIYRETVEKIKERLETALRKGKGTKEKITGIIRELLILAEEDRYTMEYALYVKHREILDVPVCSTEPMELLKKFCRKEINKGRIRDIDPELCAVCITAAPVRLMQLKWDGVIKDPLTSYAGSLGECVWRSLSP